In Trifolium pratense cultivar HEN17-A07 linkage group LG7, ARS_RC_1.1, whole genome shotgun sequence, a genomic segment contains:
- the LOC123896136 gene encoding protein FAR1-RELATED SEQUENCE 5-like, which translates to MFNLHNEDVSKLRFGNLEVAYKFYCWFAKMNGFAVRKGQDVRNKDGVLVQKTFVCNLEGYRKDRRDLTEVTRKRGPKHETRCGCSARLRVHIDIISGLWYITIFSFEHNHYMLTEKHCGLLAAHRKLTKSDQIQIKNYGQAGIKVAQMIGAFANAAGGYDKVGFLKKDLHNQIQRQRKETSSDAKGAVKYLLGLRTKDPLMCPFVVFSGVNHHNQTIIFATAAVSNEVEGTYVWLLEQFLLAMKGKAPVSVITDGDVAMRNAIRRVCPNSYHRLCAWHLLRNAMSNIGNLEFIPYLKKCMLGDNDVWKFEKLWNEMIDKFGLQDNSWIKELYQKKKMWSTAHIRGHFFAGIRTTSRCEAFHSHMGQFVHSKMNMTDFVKQFNRCVCYFRFREVEADFHSQYGNAVLQTPLRSLERSASKQFTHEIFCLVRSVLKKVSLISLCDTQEMASFSIYSVTKYQDEGHVCRVSHSPSNNEFKCSCLRMESIGIPCEHIVAIMVYLDTVEFPTNLVLNRWSKFAKDSIRGNVNDGSHYWDSHLVARHANLVHLSKEVSDLAYKDVDDYKNYLDYLTNEITRLKSKYVGDNGPVNLNGPVEVDNILNPSCARSKGGGPSSNNTTAGRSRRPGTCGGCSQVGHNIRSCPNLAEDGEFPAASSVQSMSVRLSGNNYEGYVNTR; encoded by the exons ATGTTTAACTTGCACAATGAAGACGTTTCTAAGTTGCGATTTGGTAATTTGGAAGTTGCATACAAATTTTACTGTTGGTTTGCAAAGATGAACGGTTTTGCTGTTCGCAAAGGGCAAGATGTTAGAAATAAAGATGGAgttcttgttcaaaaaacatTCGTTTGTAACCTAGAAGGCTACAGGAAAGACCGTCGCGATTTAACTGAAGTGACGCGCAAGCGTGGTCCGAAACACGAAACCAGGTGTGGTTGCAGTGCAAGACTTCGAGTGCATATTGATATAATTTCGGGTCTCTGGTACATTACTATTTTCAGTTTTGAGCACAATCATTATATGTTGACGGAGAAGCACTGTGGGCTATTGGCAGCACATAGGAAACTTACAAAATCAGATCAGATTCAAATTAAGAACTATGGTCAAGCTGGGATAAAGGTTGCTCAAATGATCGGTGCGTTTGCCAATGCTGCGGGAGGGTATGATAAGGTAGGGTTTTTGAAGAAGGATTTGCACAATCAAATTCaaagacaaagaaaagaaaCGTCTTCTGATGCTAAAGGTGCTGTTAAGTACCTTCTAGGTCTTAGGACTAAAGATCCATTGAT GTGCCCGTTTGTTGTATTTTCCGGTGTCAACCACCATAATCAGACAATTATCTTTGCCACTGCTGCAGTTTCTAATGAGGTTGAAGGCACATATGTGTGGTTGTTGGAGCAATTTTTGCTTGCGATGAAAGGCAAGGCCCCTGTTTCTGTAATAACAGACGGTGATGTAGCTATGAGGAATGCAATAAGGAGAGTATGTCCTAATAGTTATCATAGGTTATGTGCTTGGCATCTTCTTCGAAATGCCATGTCTAACATTGGTAACCTAGAGTTCATTCCATACTTGAAAAAATGCATGCTTGGCGATAACGATGTTTGGAAATTTGAGAAACTGTGGAATGAAATGATAGATAAgtttgggcttcaagacaacaGTTGGATCAAAGAATTGTACCAGAAAAAGAAGATGTGGTCAACAGCCCATATTAGGGGGCATTTTTTTGCAGGAATACGAACGACGTCGCGGTGTGAAGCATTTCACAGTCACATGGGTCAGTTTGTCCACTCAAAGATGAATATGACTGATTTTGTGAAGCAGTTTAATAGATGTGTATGTTATTTTCGCTTCAGGGAGGTGGAGGCGGATTTTCATTCACAATATGGAAATGCTGTCTTGCAGACCCCTCTAAGGTCACTCGAGAGGTCTGCATCAAAACAATTCACACATGAGATTTTCTGCTTGGTACGTTCTGTACTAAAAAAGGTTTCCCTGATATCATTATGTGACACTCAAGAGATGGCATCCTTTTCAATTTATTCTGTGACGAAGTATCAAGACGAAGGACATGTTTGCCGTGTATCTCACAGTCCATCAAACAATGAATTTAAATGTTCTTGTCTTAGAATGGAATCAATTGGAATTCCTTGTGAACACATCGTGGCAATTATGGTATATCTTGATACTGTTGAATTCCCGACTAATCTTGTGTTGAATCGATGGTCTAAATTTGCAAAGGACTCAATTCGTGGTAATGTTAACGATGGTTCACATTACTGGGATTCACATTTGGTTGCGAGACATGCCAATTTGGTGCATCTTAGCAAGGAAGTTTCCGATTTGGCTTACAAGgatgttgatgattataaaAACTATTTGGATTATCTAACCAATGAAATCACGAGGCTTAAATCGAAGTACGTTGGTGATAACGGTCCTGTGAATTTAAATGGTCCGGTCGAAGTTGATAACATATTGAACCCTTCCTGTGCAAGAAGCAAAGGCGGTGGACCCAGTTCCAACAACACTACAGCTGGGAGAAGCAGGCGTCCAGGAACATGTGGCGGATGCTCCCAAGTTGGACACAACATAAGATCTTGTCCTAACCTGGCTGAAGATGGAGAATTTCCTGCAGCCAGTTCTGTTCAATCAATGTCTGTACGGTTAAGCGGTAACAATTACGAAGGCTACGTCAACACCAGATAG
- the LOC123896137 gene encoding uncharacterized protein LOC123896137 encodes MVSYTESQEYTNDSHCYCAHCSSGGTDDVDINFHEVYTWDMEVTNALASRKKMQVMHFPRNVSKFAFSSNQTRIVLEPEDSWEEYACTIATSNRCPYEKYLTRGWYEYKKDMKIRAGDVLKFSMPKYPGFIIVDLIRRHDRV; translated from the exons ATGGTGAGCTATACCGAAAGTCAAGAATATACGAATGATAGTCACTGCTATTGTGCTCACTGTTCTTCTGGAGGGACCGACGATGTTGATATCAATTTTCACGAAGTTTACACTTGGGATATGGAGGTCACTAATGCACTTGCTTCCAGGAAAAAGATGCAAGTCATG CATTTCCCCCGTAATGTATCGAAGTTTGCATTCTCTTCAAATCAGACACGAATCGTTCTTGAACCAGAAGACAGTTGGGAGGAATACGCATGCACAATTGCTACTTCAAATCGATGCCCCTACGAGAAGTACTTGACTCGTGGTTGGTATGAATACAAGAAGGATATGAAGATTAGAGCTGGCGATGTTCTTAAGTTTTCAATGCCAAAGTATCCGGGTTTTATCATCGTTGATCTTATTCGTCGCCATGATCGTGTTTGA